Proteins encoded in a region of the Phoenix dactylifera cultivar Barhee BC4 chromosome 3, palm_55x_up_171113_PBpolish2nd_filt_p, whole genome shotgun sequence genome:
- the LOC103718619 gene encoding alanine--tRNA ligase 1 gives MATMLSPTKLAYFDDMRTLESTAIFLSCLQEEDARRAVILDATIFYPQGGGQPADTGFITNRSSDFKFMVEDVRLKDGLVFHYGFFKDVQEGWESKLKEGQEVNLYVDAERRDLNSRLHSAGHLLDICMRKLGLSHLEPGKGYHFPDGPFVEYKGIIPKDQLQTKQRELEVEANALISSGVKVKASVLPYEEASKWCGGDLPSYISKGSTPRIVKFGDHPGCPCGGTHVADIANIRSLKVMQIRTKKGFTKVFYNISS, from the exons ATGGCGACGATGTTAAGCCCGACGAAGCTTGCCTACTTCGATGACATGCGGACTCTTGAATCCACCGCCATTTTTCTATCCTGCCTCCAG GAAGAGGACGCCCGCCGTGCGGTGATCTTGGATGCCACTATTTTCTACCCCCAGGGCGGTGGGCAGCCGGCCGACACGGGATTCATCACGAACCGTAGCTCCGATTTCAAGTTCATGGTAGAGGACGTGAGATTGAAAGATGGATTG GTTTTCCATTATGGATTTTTCAAAGATGTGCAAGAGGGATGGGAATCCAAACTCAAAGAGGGACAAGAAGTCAACTTGTATGTTGATGCAGAAAGGCGTGACCTCAATTCCAG ACTTCATTCAGCAGGGCATTTGTTGGATATATGCATGCGCAAGTTAGGCTTATCTCATCTCGAGCCTGGGAAAGGTTATCATTTTCCTGATGG GCCGTTTGTTGAGTATAAGGGCATAATCCCAAAAGATCAATTGCAGACTAAACAGAGGGAGTTGGAAGTAGAAGCAAATGCGTTAATTTCTTCTGGTGTGAAG GTGAAGGCTTCTGTTTTACCATATGAAGAGGCTTCTAAATGGTGTGGTGGTGATCTCCCTAGTTATATTTCTAAG GGTAGCACTCCACGGATTGTGAAGTTTGGTGACCACCCTGGATGCCCTTGTGGAGGGACTCATGTGGCTGATATTGCAAATATTAGGAGCTTGAAG GTTATGCAAATCCGGACGAAGAAAGGATTCACTAAAGTATTTTATAACATCAGTTCCTGA
- the LOC120103767 gene encoding probable protein phosphatase 2C 40 isoform X1, whose translation MVSKSDGKFNVSFGYQCLGRKGTACDDNEKVQMCKSSFFCFSGAALSANFTLANTNICNGLIGTGILPSLDSPKTFQRVPSSPSLSSLDILSSSMQSNTSNLSGCISSQSDCSDWDASMLKSMSAPSHSEGFLNAMEVEIAGGAAGEDRVQAVCSEENGWLFCAIYDGFNGRDAADFLAGTLYENIRLYLNTLNSKMMTSNIMMPDDFCPDGPLPYLIEDHSFHENMSLEASSINDMGVAMVQKEEGSSDVFKNCVISCLEQALAQAESDFLYMVEQEMDDRPDLVSIGSCVLVVLIHGQDLYSLNLGDSRAILAKTKGINAENLEAIQLTDCHSVDNEAERMRLLSDHPDDPKIISHGKVKGKLKLTRAFGVGYLKKKKLNDALMGILQVPNLLSPPYISTQPSLNIHRISKDDQFVLVASDGLFDFFSNEEVVKIVRSFIITSPSSNPAKFLVEQLMSRAAKRAGLSLDELMDIPAGMRREYHDDVTVIVILLGTGHQTSTASTHQ comes from the exons ATGGTAAGCAAATCTGATGGGAAATTTAATGTTAGTTTTGGCTACCAATGTTTGGGTAGAAAAGGAACTGCATGTGATGACAATGAGAAGGTTCAAATGTGCAAAAGTTCATTTTTTTGCTTCTCAGGAGCTGCTCTAAGTGCAAATTTCACTTTAGCAAACACAAATATTTGCAATGGTTTGATTGGAACAGGGATATTACCCAGTTTGGATTCTCCAAAGACATTCCAAAGAGTACCTTCTTCACCATCACTGTCTAGTTTGGATATTTTATCATCTTCTATGCAAAGTAATACATCGAATTTAAGTGGGTGCATATCTTCTCAAAGTGATTGTTCGGATTGGGATGCAAGCATGCTGAAATCTATGAGTGCTCCTTCCCATAGTGAAGGCTTTCTTAATGCTATGGAAGTGGAAATAGCTGGTGGGGCTGCTGGGGAAGATAGAGTCCAAGCAGTTTGTTCTGAAGAAAATGGATGGCTTTTCTGTGCAATTTATGATGGTTTTAATGGGCGAGATGCAGCTGATTTTTTAGCTGGAACTTTATATGAAAATATTAGGTTATATTTGAACACATTAAACTCAAAAATGATGACTAGCAATATTATGATGCCAGATGACTTTTGTCCAGATGGTCCCCTCCCATATCTTATAGAAGACCAtagttttcatgaaaatatGTCTTTGGAAGCTAGCAGCATCAATGACATGGGTGTTGCCATGGTGCAAAAGGAGGAAGGCTCATCTGATGTGTTCAAAAATTGTGTCATTAGTTGTCTTGAACAAGCTCTTGCACAAGCAGAAAGTGATTTCTTGTATATGGTTGAACAGGAAATGGATGACCGACCTGATTTGGTGTCTATAGGATCTTGTGTTTTGGTTGTGCTTATCCATGGGCAGGATTTATATTCACTTAACTTAGGTGATAGCCGAGCCATATTGGCGAAAACAAAAGGCATCAATGCTGAAAATTTGGAAGCAATTCAGCTTACTGATTGTCACTCGGTTGATAATGAGGCAGAGAGAATGAGGCTTTTGTCTGATCACCCTGATGATCCAAAGATAATTTCACATGGAAAGGTGAAAGGGAAACTCAAGCTAACTCGTGCATTTGGAGTAGGTTATTTGAAAAAG aagaaattgAATGATGCTTTAATGGGCATTCTTCAAGTTCCAAACCTTTTGAGTCCACCATATATTTCAACGCAGCCGTCACTCAACATTCATAGAATTTCAAAAGATGATCAATTTGTTCTGGTTGCAAGTGATGGACTGTTTGACTTCTTTAGTAATGAGGAAGTTGTAAAGATTGTACGCTCTTTTATTATCACCTCACCATCAAGCAATCCGGCAAAATTTCTAGTGGAGCAACTTATGTCACGAGCAGCTAAAAGGGCAG GGTTGAGTCTTGACGAGTTGATGGACATCCCTGCTGGTATGAGAAGAGAATATCACGACGACGTGACTGTCATTGTGATTCTCCTCGGCACTGGCCATCAAACATCTACTGCATCAACACATCAATAA
- the LOC120103767 gene encoding probable protein phosphatase 2C 40 isoform X2: MQSNTSNLSGCISSQSDCSDWDASMLKSMSAPSHSEGFLNAMEVEIAGGAAGEDRVQAVCSEENGWLFCAIYDGFNGRDAADFLAGTLYENIRLYLNTLNSKMMTSNIMMPDDFCPDGPLPYLIEDHSFHENMSLEASSINDMGVAMVQKEEGSSDVFKNCVISCLEQALAQAESDFLYMVEQEMDDRPDLVSIGSCVLVVLIHGQDLYSLNLGDSRAILAKTKGINAENLEAIQLTDCHSVDNEAERMRLLSDHPDDPKIISHGKVKGKLKLTRAFGVGYLKKKKLNDALMGILQVPNLLSPPYISTQPSLNIHRISKDDQFVLVASDGLFDFFSNEEVVKIVRSFIITSPSSNPAKFLVEQLMSRAAKRAGLSLDELMDIPAGMRREYHDDVTVIVILLGTGHQTSTASTHQ; encoded by the exons ATGCAAAGTAATACATCGAATTTAAGTGGGTGCATATCTTCTCAAAGTGATTGTTCGGATTGGGATGCAAGCATGCTGAAATCTATGAGTGCTCCTTCCCATAGTGAAGGCTTTCTTAATGCTATGGAAGTGGAAATAGCTGGTGGGGCTGCTGGGGAAGATAGAGTCCAAGCAGTTTGTTCTGAAGAAAATGGATGGCTTTTCTGTGCAATTTATGATGGTTTTAATGGGCGAGATGCAGCTGATTTTTTAGCTGGAACTTTATATGAAAATATTAGGTTATATTTGAACACATTAAACTCAAAAATGATGACTAGCAATATTATGATGCCAGATGACTTTTGTCCAGATGGTCCCCTCCCATATCTTATAGAAGACCAtagttttcatgaaaatatGTCTTTGGAAGCTAGCAGCATCAATGACATGGGTGTTGCCATGGTGCAAAAGGAGGAAGGCTCATCTGATGTGTTCAAAAATTGTGTCATTAGTTGTCTTGAACAAGCTCTTGCACAAGCAGAAAGTGATTTCTTGTATATGGTTGAACAGGAAATGGATGACCGACCTGATTTGGTGTCTATAGGATCTTGTGTTTTGGTTGTGCTTATCCATGGGCAGGATTTATATTCACTTAACTTAGGTGATAGCCGAGCCATATTGGCGAAAACAAAAGGCATCAATGCTGAAAATTTGGAAGCAATTCAGCTTACTGATTGTCACTCGGTTGATAATGAGGCAGAGAGAATGAGGCTTTTGTCTGATCACCCTGATGATCCAAAGATAATTTCACATGGAAAGGTGAAAGGGAAACTCAAGCTAACTCGTGCATTTGGAGTAGGTTATTTGAAAAAG aagaaattgAATGATGCTTTAATGGGCATTCTTCAAGTTCCAAACCTTTTGAGTCCACCATATATTTCAACGCAGCCGTCACTCAACATTCATAGAATTTCAAAAGATGATCAATTTGTTCTGGTTGCAAGTGATGGACTGTTTGACTTCTTTAGTAATGAGGAAGTTGTAAAGATTGTACGCTCTTTTATTATCACCTCACCATCAAGCAATCCGGCAAAATTTCTAGTGGAGCAACTTATGTCACGAGCAGCTAAAAGGGCAG GGTTGAGTCTTGACGAGTTGATGGACATCCCTGCTGGTATGAGAAGAGAATATCACGACGACGTGACTGTCATTGTGATTCTCCTCGGCACTGGCCATCAAACATCTACTGCATCAACACATCAATAA